Sequence from the Streptomyces sp. R33 genome:
AGCGGGCGCGGGCCCTGGCGCGGCCGGTCGTGGACCGGGCGTACCGGGCGATCGGGCTGCTGGAGCCCTGACGGAGGCGCAGGTACGGGCCCCGCTCGCGCGGCGGCCCGTACCTGCGTACCTACTGCGTCAGCTGCTGCCGGAGGCGAGTTCGCGGCTGCGGTCGCGGGCTGCTTCGAGGGCTGCGATCAGGGCGGCCCGTACGCCGTGGCGTTCGAGTTCGACGATCGCGTTGATGGTGGTGCCTGCCGGGGAGGTGACGGCCTCTCGGAGCTTGACCGGGTGCTCGCCGCTGTCGCGGAGCATCACGGCGGCGCCGATGGCGGCCTGGACGATGAGGTCGTGGGCCTGGGCGCGGGGCAGGCCGAGGAGGATGCCGGCGTCGGTCATCGCCTCGACGAGGAAGTAGAAGTAGGCGGGGCCGGAGCCGGAGAGGGCGGTGGCGGCGTCCTGCTGGGACTCGGGGACGCGCAGGGTCTTTCCGACGCCGCCGAAGATCTCCTCGGTGTGGGCGAGGTGTTCGGCGGTGGCGTGGCTGCCGGCCGAGATGACGGACATGGCCTCGTCGACGAGGGCGGGGGTGTTCGTCATGACGCGGACGACGGGGGTGCCGGAGGCGAGCCGCTCCTCGAAGAAGGAGGTGGGGATACCGGCGGCGCCGCTGATGACCAGGCGGTCGGCGGGGACGTGCGGGGCGAGCTCCTCGAGGAGCTTGCCCATGTCCTGCGGCTTGACGGTGAGGATGAGGGTGTCGGCGCGCTTGGCCGCCTCGGCGTTGCTGACGGCCTCGACGCCGTAGCGGGCACGGAGCTCTTCGGCGCGTTCGGGGCGGCGGGCGGTGACGAGGAGTTTGGAGGCGGGCCAGCCGCCGCGGATCATTCCGCTGAGCAGGGCCTCGCCGATCTTGCCGGTACCGAGGACTGCGACTGTCTGGGTCATGCCCGATTCACCTCGCCGAACGTTCTTGCACGTGTGCTGCGTCTGCCTGCTCATCCTTGCACCCGTGCGCGCGGCGGCGAGGCGGTGTCCGCAGTGCGGTCAGGGCGTACGGCGGCGGAGGGTGGCCGCGCCGAGGGCGAGGACGAGCAGCGCGCAGGCGGCGACGATCACGGCGTCGCGGACGAAGTCGGCGGTCATGTCGGTGTGGGTGAGGACCTGGGTCATGCCGTCGACGGCGTAGGACATGGGCAGCACGTCGGAGAGGCCTTCGAGGACGGGCTGCATGGTGTTGCGTGCGGCGAAGAGCCCGCAGAGCAGGAGCTGGGGAAAGATCACGGCCGGCATGAACTGGACGGCCTGAAACTCGCTGGCTGCGAAGGCGGAGACGAAGAGACCGAGCGCGGTGCCGAGGAGGGCGTCGAGCAGGGCGACGACCAGGAGCAGCCAGGGGGAGCCGACGACGTCGAGGCCGAGGAGCCAGAGGGCGAGGCCGGTGGCGAGGAGGGACTGGACGACGGCGACGGCGCCGAAGGCGAGGGCGTAGCCGGCGATCAGGTCGCCCTTGCCGAGCGGCATGGCGAGGAGGCGTTCGAGGGTGCCGGAGGTGCGTTCGCGCAGGGTCGCGATGGAGGTCACCAGGAACATGGTGATGAGGGGGAAGATCCCGAGGAGGGACGCCCCGATGCTGTCGAACGTGCGGGGGCTCCCGTCGAAGACGAAGCGCAGCAGCGTCAGCATCAGTACGGGGACCAGGAGCATCAGCGCGATGGAGCGCGGGTCGTGGCGCAGCTGGCGCAGGACGCGGGCGGCGGTGGCGGCGGTGCGGGCGCCGCTGATGGCGGTGGTGGCGGTCATGGCGTCTGCTCCTGGGCGGCGAGGGTGTCGGCCTCGTCGACGAGGCGGAGGAAGCCCTCCTCGACGGTGGCGGAGTGGGTACGGGTGCGCAGTGCGTCGGGGGTGTCCTGGGCGAGGATGCGGCCCTCGCGCATGAGGAGCAGGTCGTGGCAGCGCTCGGCCTCGTCCATGACGTGGGAGGAGACGAGGATCGTGGCGCCGCGGGTGGCGGCGATGTCGTGGAAGAGGTTCCACAGGTCGCGGCGCAGGACGGGGTCGAGGCCGACGGTGGGTTCGTCGAGGACGAGGAGCTCGGGGGTGCCGAGGAGTGCGACGGCGAGGGAGACGCGGCTGCGCTGGCCGCCGGAGAGGTTGCCGGCGAGGGCGGTGGCGTGGGTGGTGAGGTCGACGTCGGCGATGGCGCGGGTGACGGTGGCGCGGCGGCGTTCGGCGGCGGCGCGGCCAGGGTCGAGGACGGCGGCGAAGTAGTCGAGGTTCTGCCGGACGGTGAGGTCGTCGTAGACGGAGGGCGCCTGGGTGACGTAGCCGATGCGGGAGCGGAGCTCGGGGTGGCCGGCGGGGCGGCCGAGGACGTCGAGGGTGCCGGTGACGTGGGCCTGGGTGCCCACGATGGAGCGCATGAGGGTGGATTTTCCGCAGCCGGAGGGGCCGAGGAGGCCGGTGATGCGGCCGCGGGGGACGTCGAAGGCGATGTCGTCGATGACGGTGCGGGGGGCGCGGCCGGTGCCGCGGCGGACGGTCAGGCCGCGGGCGTGCACGGCGGCGGCCGTGGCCCCGCCGGTGGCCGTGGCCTCCGGCGAGGCTTGCGCCGTGGCGGTGACGGCCTCTCGCTCTCGGTTATTCATCATGTGATGAATAATGCTCCTGGCGGTGCCTGGGCGTCAACAGGGTGGGGGCGGCCGAAGGGCCGGGGGGCCGGCCGAAGGGGCGGGGCGGCTACTTCTTCCGCTTGGGGCGGCGCGCGGCCGGGTTGCCCGTACGGGCGCTGCGGCGGCGGGCGAAGTCGGCGGTGGCGCGCTCGTACTCGGCGCGGCGCAGCTTCTCGCCGGGGGCTTCGGCGAAGCAGCGCAGGAAGTACGCGATGAGGGAGCCGATGAAACCGATCGTCTTCAGGCCCTTGAGGGCGGCCTCGTCGGAGGACGGGGCGGGACGGCGGTTGAAGGAGTCCCAGGTCTTGGCGAAGGCGATGGAGCTCGCGATCGCGAAGAGGACGACGACGGAGATGCTGAGGAACGGGCCGACGTTGCCGATCTCCAGGCCCTCGTAGGCGAGGCGGAGCAGGACGGCCGCGGCCACGGCGGTGACGAGCGAGCCGGCGGCGAGGCCGACGCGGCGCAGGGCGTAGCCGCCGTCGTGGTTCAGCCAGGTGGTGCCGAAGAACCGGATCGGCTCGGGCTCGGGCCCGTCGACGCGGGCGGGAGCCGCAGGGGCCTGGGCGGCCGGCTCGGCGGGGGTCTGGTCTCGCTGGTCGTCGCTCACGCCAGCGATTATCCACCGCACCGCCGACCCGGCCGGGGTCGTCTCACGTGGCAGACGGGCGGCGGCCTCGGCTCGGGGCCTAGCCGCAGCGCGTGGCGACGTAGCCGTCGCTGCCCGTCTTCACGTAGGCGTCGGACACGAAACGGCCGTTGCCGATGCAGTCCCAGATGTCCGACGTGCCGTACGGGCCGGAGACGGTCGTGCCGTCGCACTGGCAGCGGATCGCGACGGACGCGCCGTAGGGCAGGACGTCGATGACCGAGTAGTTGGTGCCCGGGCCGCTGCGGACGTTCACGCGGTACCCCGGAGCGACCGGAAACGTCGGGAAGCCGGAGTCGGCTGCGAGGCTCAGGACTTGGCTGGAATCATTCTCTGTCGTCATGCGAAATCTCCCCCCACGGGTGTTGCCGTGCGCAACTCGCGCAGGGTAGCAGGACCCTTGGAGATTCGTACGGGTCATCGACTAGGCTCCGGCGGGGGTGGTGAGCGGTGCATTCGCTGCGCGCGGACTACGTGGGCTTTCCGGAGTACGCCGGGCAGTACCGGCTCGAATCGGTGCTCGGCTCCGGAGGGATGGGCGTCGTCCATCTGGCCACCTCCGGCTCGGGGCTGAAACTCGCCGTCAAGATCGTGCATGCCGAGCATGCGGTCGATGCGGAGTTCCGGGCCCGGTTCCGGCAGGAGGTCACCGCCGCCCGGCGGGTGAGCGGGGCCTTCACCGCGCCCGTCGTGGATGCCGATCCGGATGCCGAACGGCCGTGGATGGCCACCTTGTTCATCGACGCCCCGACGCTGGCCGAGCGCGTACGGGAGCGGGTGCTGGACCCCGTCGAACTGGCCAGGCTCGCCGCCGGGCTGGCGGAGGCCCTGCGGGACATCCACCGGGCGGGTGTGGTGCACCGGGACCTGAAGCCCAGCAATGTACTGATGGCCCCGGACGGGGTGCGGGTCATCGACTTCGGCATCTCGCGGCCGGCCGACAGCGATCTGCGGACCGAGACCGGGAAGCTGATCGGGACGCCGCCGTACATGGCGCCGGAGCAGTTCCAGCGGCCGCGGGAGGTGGGGCCGGCCGCGGACGTGTTCGCCCTGGGCGCGGTGCTCGTCCACGCGGCGACGGGGCACGGGCCGTTCGACTCCGACAGCCACTACCTCGTGGCGTACCAGGTCGTGCACGCCGAGCCGGACCTCAGCGGGCTGCCCGAGCAGCTCGTACCGCTCGTCGCGCGGTGCCTGGCGAAGGAGCCTGCGGACCGGCCCACGGCGGCGGAGCTGATCGCGGAGATGCGGGCGGTGGCGTACCCGACCTCCGAGGACACCCAGACGTTCATCCCGCGGCAGCGGGAACCGGGCGGGGCCAAGGAGGTCACGCACCGGCGGGAGCGCATCGCCGTCGAGCCCGGT
This genomic interval carries:
- the proC gene encoding pyrroline-5-carboxylate reductase, whose amino-acid sequence is MTQTVAVLGTGKIGEALLSGMIRGGWPASKLLVTARRPERAEELRARYGVEAVSNAEAAKRADTLILTVKPQDMGKLLEELAPHVPADRLVISGAAGIPTSFFEERLASGTPVVRVMTNTPALVDEAMSVISAGSHATAEHLAHTEEIFGGVGKTLRVPESQQDAATALSGSGPAYFYFLVEAMTDAGILLGLPRAQAHDLIVQAAIGAAVMLRDSGEHPVKLREAVTSPAGTTINAIVELERHGVRAALIAALEAARDRSRELASGSS
- a CDS encoding ABC transporter permease, translating into MTATTAISGARTAATAARVLRQLRHDPRSIALMLLVPVLMLTLLRFVFDGSPRTFDSIGASLLGIFPLITMFLVTSIATLRERTSGTLERLLAMPLGKGDLIAGYALAFGAVAVVQSLLATGLALWLLGLDVVGSPWLLLVVALLDALLGTALGLFVSAFAASEFQAVQFMPAVIFPQLLLCGLFAARNTMQPVLEGLSDVLPMSYAVDGMTQVLTHTDMTADFVRDAVIVAACALLVLALGAATLRRRTP
- a CDS encoding ABC transporter ATP-binding protein, which produces MMNNREREAVTATAQASPEATATGGATAAAVHARGLTVRRGTGRAPRTVIDDIAFDVPRGRITGLLGPSGCGKSTLMRSIVGTQAHVTGTLDVLGRPAGHPELRSRIGYVTQAPSVYDDLTVRQNLDYFAAVLDPGRAAAERRRATVTRAIADVDLTTHATALAGNLSGGQRSRVSLAVALLGTPELLVLDEPTVGLDPVLRRDLWNLFHDIAATRGATILVSSHVMDEAERCHDLLLMREGRILAQDTPDALRTRTHSATVEEGFLRLVDEADTLAAQEQTP
- a CDS encoding SH3 domain-containing protein — its product is MTTENDSSQVLSLAADSGFPTFPVAPGYRVNVRSGPGTNYSVIDVLPYGASVAIRCQCDGTTVSGPYGTSDIWDCIGNGRFVSDAYVKTGSDGYVATRCG